The Ranitomeya imitator isolate aRanImi1 chromosome 6, aRanImi1.pri, whole genome shotgun sequence genome window below encodes:
- the MAFA gene encoding transcription factor MafA, whose translation MASDLAMSAELPNSPLAIEYVNDFDLMKFEVKKEPPEAERFCHRLPPGSLSSTPISTPCSSVPSSPSFGAPSPGAQPNVNPNNPNAANKPQLEDLYWMSNYQHHINPEALNLTPEDAVEALIGNPHHHHHQGYDGFRGQHYPGDEMAPSSHHHQVHHHLHNHNHHHLRLEERFSDEQLVSMSVRELNRQLRGFSKEEVIRLKQKRRTLKNRGYAQSCRYKRVQQRHILETEKCQLQNQVEQLKQEVSRLAKERDLYKDKYEKLASRSFTARESPQTSNPGKGSADFFM comes from the coding sequence ATGGCCTCTGATCTGGCTATGAGTGCAGAGTTGCCCAACAGCCCTCTTGCCATTGAGTACGTCAACGATTTCGATCTAATGAAATTTGAGGTCAAGAAGGAACCCCCAGAAGCTGAGAGGTTCTGCCACCGGCTGCCACCCGGATCATTGTCTTCTACTCCAATCAGCACCCCTTGTTCTTCGGTGCCCTCCTCGCCCAGCTTCGGCGCCCCAAGCCCTGGAGCACAACCCAACGTGAACCCCAACAACCCCAACGCTGCCAATAAGCCCCAACTGGAGGACCTGTACTGGATGTCTAATTATCAGCACCACATCAACCCCGAAGCCCTCAACTTGACTCCTGAAGATGCCGTGGAGGCTTTGATAGGAAAcccacaccaccaccaccaccaaggcTATGATGGCTTCAGGGGCCAGCACTACCCAGGGGATGAGATGGCACCATCCAGTCACCATCACCAGGTCCATCATCATCTGCACAACCACAACCATCACCATCTAAGGCTGGAAGAAAGGTTCTCTGATGAGCAGCTGGTCAGCATGTCTGTGAGAGAACTTAACCGGCAGCTCAGGGGCTTCAGCAAGGAAGAAGTCATACGTCTAAAGCAGAAGAGAAGGACCTTAAAGAACAGGGGCTATGCCCAGTCCTGCAGGTACAAGAGAGTGCAGCAAAGGCACATCCTGGAGACGGAGAAGTGCCAGCTCCAGAATCAAGTAGAACAACTCAAACAAGAGGTGTCCCGACTGGCCAAGGAGAGGGATCTATACAAAGACAAATACGAGAAGCTGGCCAGCAGAAGCTTTACCGCCAGAGAGTCCCCACAAACATCCAACCCTGGCAAAGGCTCGGCCGACTTCTTCATGTGA